Genomic segment of Limnochordia bacterium:
TACTCTAGCAACCGTTTCAGTTCATCAGGTCCTAGGGCTGCCACTATTAGCAGTACAGCATCAGCTCCCCACAGACGCGCCTGAAGAACCTGGTACGGATCAATAACGAAGTCCTTCCGCAGAATGGGCAGATTAGTTGCGGTCCTTGCTTGGATCAAGTCTTCTCCACTTCCATGAAAGAATTCCTCATCAGTAAGCACAGAGATTGCAGTTGCACCGGCCCGCTCATAGGCCCAAGCTGTATAGGCAGCTTGTAGGTCACCATTGATGACACCCTTTGACGGTGATGCACGCTTAATCTCAGCTATGATCCCAATGGGACATGCCTGCAGAAGACTGTCGGACAGACTCCTGCAGCTATTAGGAGATGCCACTTCCAGTCTCTGGGCAAGGGCCTCAAAGGAACAGCGCTTCTTCTCTGCTGCCAGCTGTGCACGTTTACATGCAAGAATTCGCTGTAGCATCACCTGCACACCTCCTGGAAAACATCTGTAACTTGTGTAGCTTCTCCAGTGCCTGGCCTGAATCGACTATCTCAGCGGCCAACTGAACCCCTTGTTTTAGATTCTGCGCAAGCCCTGCTACCAACAATGCAGCGGCGGCATTAGCCAGTGCCACATCA
This window contains:
- the trpC gene encoding indole-3-glycerol phosphate synthase TrpC; amino-acid sequence: MLQRILACKRAQLAAEKKRCSFEALAQRLEVASPNSCRSLSDSLLQACPIGIIAEIKRASPSKGVINGDLQAAYTAWAYERAGATAISVLTDEEFFHGSGEDLIQARTATNLPILRKDFVIDPYQVLQARLWGADAVLLIVAALGPDELKRLLEYSSSLGLECLVEVHNEEEVYQALEAGAQMIGINNRNLADFTVSLDVTLRLRPLIPSGCVVISESGIRTGEDIRKIKDCGVDGILIGEALCSDSYPSQMLQKLLSLA